Genomic window (Candidatus Caldatribacterium sp.):
ATTTTCTTCTTCGATGGCCAGGGGATTGCCCATCCCCGGGGAGTGGGGCTTGCAAGCCACATCGGGGTGCTCTTCGGCCTTGTTTCCATAGGGGTGGCGAAGAAGCCCCTGGTGGGCAATTTTGCGGAACCCGGAAAAGACCGGGGATCGTTCAGCTGGCTTGAGTACCGGGGAAGGCGGGTTGGGGTGGTACTCCGGACAAAGGACGCCACGAAACCCGTTTTCGTTTCCCCAGGGAATCGGATAGATTTCGACCGCGCTCGGGAGTGGGCGCTCAAAACGAGCACGCGCTTTAGGCTCCCCGAGCCGGTGCGCTTGGCCCATATTTTCAGCGAACGGCTGAAAGAAGGGGGAAGGGAAGATGTCGGATCCCTTGGTCTTTGAAGAGGAACCCTCAACAGAGCACA
Coding sequences:
- a CDS encoding endonuclease V; its protein translation is MERKYPYPFEVSLEEALRIQETIRRSISFDFPFEDEAVTLLAGVDVSYDRKGKALAVVVVLSWPSLAVVEVASGVHKPCFPYIPGFLSFREGPAIERALSHLTVTPHIFFFDGQGIAHPRGVGLASHIGVLFGLVSIGVAKKPLVGNFAEPGKDRGSFSWLEYRGRRVGVVLRTKDATKPVFVSPGNRIDFDRAREWALKTSTRFRLPEPVRLAHIFSERLKEGGREDVGSLGL